A genomic region of Noviherbaspirillum sp. L7-7A contains the following coding sequences:
- the ftsW gene encoding putative lipid II flippase FtsW, translated as MKFALPFFSRGTPASEALAQRQQLAAYDQVLVWVTVLLMLFGMVMVYSASIALPDSPKYAAYQNSHFLVRQAMFITVALISGALAFRVPMKTWQKLAPYLFVFTLVLLVLVLVPGLGKGVNGAKRWLSFKVFNLQPSELMKLFMVLYAADYTVRKQQHMHRFTKGFMPMAMAVGCVGLLLLLEPDLGAFGVIVCIAMGILFLGGINGVWFGGIASILVVLFGLVIGLSPWRRERIFAYLNPWTEENALGKAYQLSHSLIAFGRGELFGVGLGGSVEKLHYLPEAHTDFLLAVIGEELGFVGVLVVVVMFYWIIKRAFEIGRQAIAIDLTFAGLTAKGIGLWIGVQTFINMGVNLGLLPTKGLTLPLMSYGGSGVLINCVGLAILLRIDYENRIRMRGGRL; from the coding sequence ATGAAATTCGCGCTGCCCTTCTTCTCCCGCGGCACCCCCGCATCCGAGGCACTGGCCCAGCGCCAGCAGCTTGCCGCCTATGACCAGGTGCTGGTCTGGGTCACCGTGCTGCTGATGCTGTTCGGCATGGTGATGGTGTATTCCGCCTCGATCGCGCTGCCCGATTCGCCCAAGTACGCCGCCTACCAGAACAGCCATTTTCTGGTGCGCCAGGCAATGTTCATCACGGTTGCGCTGATATCCGGCGCGCTGGCCTTCAGGGTGCCGATGAAGACCTGGCAGAAGCTGGCGCCCTATCTGTTCGTCTTTACGCTGGTGTTGCTGGTGCTGGTACTGGTGCCTGGCCTGGGCAAGGGCGTCAACGGCGCCAAGCGCTGGCTGTCGTTCAAGGTATTCAACCTGCAGCCGTCCGAACTGATGAAGCTGTTCATGGTGCTGTACGCGGCCGACTACACGGTGCGCAAGCAGCAGCACATGCATCGGTTCACCAAGGGCTTCATGCCCATGGCGATGGCGGTTGGCTGCGTCGGCCTGCTCCTGCTGCTGGAGCCCGACCTCGGCGCCTTCGGCGTGATCGTCTGCATCGCGATGGGCATCCTGTTTTTGGGCGGCATCAACGGCGTCTGGTTCGGGGGCATCGCCTCCATACTGGTGGTGCTGTTCGGCCTGGTCATCGGCCTGTCGCCGTGGCGGCGCGAGCGCATCTTCGCCTACCTCAATCCCTGGACCGAGGAAAACGCGCTGGGCAAGGCTTACCAGCTGTCGCATTCGCTGATTGCCTTTGGCCGCGGCGAGCTGTTCGGCGTCGGCCTTGGCGGCAGCGTGGAAAAGCTGCATTACCTGCCGGAAGCCCATACCGACTTCCTGCTGGCCGTGATCGGCGAGGAGCTCGGCTTTGTCGGCGTGCTGGTGGTGGTGGTGATGTTCTACTGGATCATCAAGCGCGCCTTCGAGATCGGCCGCCAGGCCATCGCGATCGACCTGACCTTCGCCGGCCTGACGGCAAAGGGCATTGGCCTGTGGATAGGCGTGCAGACCTTCATCAACATGGGCGTGAACCTGGGCCTGTTGCCGACCAAGGGCCTGACGCTGCCGCTGATGAGCTATGGCGGCTCGGGCGTGCTGATCAACTGCGTTGGCCTGGCCATCCTGTTGCGCATCGATTACGAGAACCGCATCCGCATGCGCGGAGGCCGGCTATGA
- the murG gene encoding undecaprenyldiphospho-muramoylpentapeptide beta-N-acetylglucosaminyltransferase: MKRMKLMVMAAGTGGHIFPGLAIAETMKARGWDVSWLGTARGMEQELVPKHGVAMDSIDFSGMRGKGLMHTLSGAFRLSASFVSCLRILARRNPDVVLGMGGYVTVPGGLMARLRGVPLVLVNADAALLLSNKTLTPVARRVLFGFPADFGAAAGKASVTGNPVRREITDLPPPSQRYAGRTGALRLMVVGGSLGAKALNDAVPAAMALLPEDKRPVLVHQSGKQHIDALRRAYADAGIQAEVVAFIDDMPARYAKADLVLCRAGAITVSELTAAGVASVLVPFVASTTSHQRDNAQWMDGQGAALYLPQNELTPQRLAALLAEMTRGRCAEMAEAAYRNGRRDANQAIADILEKLAATPKTA, encoded by the coding sequence ATGAAGCGCATGAAGCTGATGGTGATGGCGGCCGGCACCGGCGGCCATATTTTTCCGGGCCTGGCAATCGCCGAGACCATGAAGGCGCGTGGCTGGGATGTATCGTGGCTCGGCACGGCGCGCGGCATGGAGCAGGAACTGGTGCCCAAGCATGGCGTGGCGATGGACAGCATCGATTTTTCCGGCATGCGTGGCAAGGGCCTGATGCATACGCTCTCCGGCGCCTTTCGCTTGAGCGCCAGCTTTGTCTCCTGCCTGCGCATCCTGGCGCGGCGCAATCCGGATGTGGTGCTGGGCATGGGCGGCTATGTCACCGTGCCGGGCGGCCTGATGGCGCGCCTGCGCGGCGTGCCGCTGGTGCTGGTCAATGCCGACGCCGCCCTGCTGCTGTCGAACAAGACACTCACGCCGGTGGCGCGCCGGGTGCTGTTCGGCTTTCCGGCCGACTTCGGCGCGGCGGCCGGCAAGGCTTCCGTGACCGGCAATCCGGTGCGCCGCGAAATCACCGACCTGCCGCCGCCGTCGCAGCGCTATGCAGGCCGCACCGGTGCGTTGCGCCTCATGGTGGTGGGCGGCAGCCTGGGCGCTAAGGCGCTCAATGATGCGGTGCCCGCGGCCATGGCGCTGCTGCCCGAAGACAAGCGGCCTGTGCTGGTGCATCAGTCCGGCAAGCAGCATATCGACGCGCTGCGCCGTGCCTATGCGGACGCCGGCATCCAGGCGGAAGTGGTGGCCTTCATCGACGACATGCCGGCCCGCTATGCAAAAGCCGACCTGGTACTGTGCCGCGCCGGCGCGATCACCGTGTCGGAACTGACCGCGGCCGGCGTGGCCAGCGTGCTGGTGCCCTTTGTCGCCTCCACCACCAGCCACCAGCGCGACAACGCGCAGTGGATGGACGGGCAGGGCGCAGCGCTCTATCTGCCCCAGAATGAACTGACGCCGCAGCGGCTGGCCGCGCTGCTGGCGGAAATGACGCGCGGTCGCTGCGCGGAAATGGCCGAAGCGGCATACCGCAACGGCAGGCGCGACGCCAATCAGGCGATTGCGGATATCTTGGAAAAACTGGCGGCAACGCCAAAGACAGCATGA
- the murC gene encoding UDP-N-acetylmuramate--L-alanine ligase: MKHKVKNIHFVGIGGSGMSGIAEVLLNLGYTVSGSDIGSNPATERLAQLGAKVSRGHEAAHIEGADAVVTSTAVKADNPEVLAARARRIPIVPRAMMLAELMRLKNGIAIAGTHGKTTTTSLVASVLAQGGLDPTFVIGGRLTSAGANAKLGSGDFIVAEADESDASFLNLSPVIEVITNIDADHMETYDHSFAKLKQAFIEFTNRLPFYGVAILCLDDANVREIMPFISKPVLTYGFHPEAQVRAVDARASDGLMQFTVIQEGYAPMDISLNQPGMHNVQNACAAIAIARELGVADSATQKALTEFNGVGRRFTRYGDITLANGTTFTLVDDYGHHPVETAATLAAARGAYPGRRLVLAFQPHRYTRTRDLFEDFVKVLSSTDALVLAEVYAAGEQPIVAADGRSLAHALRVLGKVEPVFVEDIADMPATIADVVKDGDVVITMGAGSISGVPAQLAQRAREAA; this comes from the coding sequence ATGAAACATAAAGTAAAGAACATCCATTTCGTCGGCATCGGCGGCAGCGGCATGAGCGGCATTGCCGAAGTGCTGCTCAACCTGGGCTATACCGTTTCCGGTTCCGACATCGGCAGCAATCCCGCCACCGAGCGCCTGGCCCAGCTGGGCGCGAAAGTCAGCCGCGGCCATGAAGCCGCCCATATCGAAGGCGCCGACGCTGTGGTCACATCGACCGCGGTCAAGGCCGACAACCCGGAAGTGCTGGCCGCCCGCGCGCGCCGCATCCCCATCGTGCCGCGCGCGATGATGCTGGCCGAACTGATGCGCCTGAAGAATGGCATCGCGATTGCCGGCACCCACGGCAAGACCACCACCACCAGCCTGGTGGCCAGCGTGCTGGCCCAGGGCGGACTGGACCCGACCTTCGTGATCGGCGGCCGCCTCACCAGCGCCGGCGCCAATGCCAAGCTGGGCTCGGGCGACTTCATCGTGGCCGAGGCCGACGAGTCCGATGCTTCCTTCCTGAACCTGTCCCCGGTAATCGAAGTCATCACCAACATCGATGCCGACCACATGGAGACCTATGACCACAGCTTCGCCAAGCTGAAGCAGGCCTTCATCGAATTCACCAACCGGCTGCCGTTCTACGGCGTGGCGATCCTGTGCCTGGATGACGCCAACGTGCGCGAGATCATGCCCTTCATTTCCAAGCCGGTGCTGACCTATGGCTTCCACCCGGAAGCGCAGGTCCGCGCAGTCGATGCCCGCGCCAGCGATGGCCTGATGCAGTTCACCGTGATCCAGGAAGGCTATGCGCCGATGGACATCAGCCTGAACCAGCCCGGCATGCACAACGTCCAGAATGCCTGCGCCGCCATTGCGATCGCCCGCGAACTGGGCGTGGCCGACAGCGCCACGCAAAAGGCGCTGACCGAATTCAATGGCGTCGGCCGCCGCTTCACCCGTTACGGCGACATCACGCTGGCCAACGGCACCACCTTCACCCTGGTGGACGACTATGGCCATCATCCGGTGGAAACCGCGGCCACGCTGGCCGCGGCGCGCGGCGCCTATCCCGGCCGGCGCCTGGTGCTGGCCTTCCAGCCGCATCGCTACACCCGCACCCGCGACCTGTTCGAGGACTTCGTGAAAGTGCTGTCGTCCACCGACGCGCTGGTGCTGGCCGAGGTGTATGCAGCCGGCGAGCAGCCCATCGTCGCCGCCGACGGCCGTTCGCTGGCCCATGCCTTGCGCGTGCTGGGCAAGGTCGAGCCGGTGTTCGTCGAGGACATCGCCGACATGCCGGCCACCATTGCCGATGTCGTGAAGGATGGCGATGTGGTCATCACCATGGGCGCCGGCTCCATCTCCGGCGTGCCGGCCCAGCTGGCGCAGCGCGCAAGGGAGGCGGCATGA
- the murD gene encoding UDP-N-acetylmuramoyl-L-alanine--D-glutamate ligase, which yields MNYQGKQVLVLGLGESGLAMALWLGRCGAAVRVADTREAPERLQQLRQALPAAGFTGGAFSADLLDGVDIVAVSPGLAPGRELAPLLAPAAERGIPVWGEMELFAQALDALREEQGYAPKVLAITGTNGKTTVTSLTGLLVQRAGLSAQVAGNISPSALDMLRARLDAGDLPQVWVLELSSFQLHGCASLRPDAATVLNVTQDHLDWHGDMAAYAAAKARIFGAGMVRILNRDDPLCMKMAGKDAPLLTFGSDQPGEPDCLGLTQENGMLWLTLAVAAEEGERKRRKKDDAALPVLHKQLMPADALQIRGRHNAMNALAALALCRAIGLPLAPLLHGLREYRGEPHRVELVANVAGVDYYDDSKGTNVGATVAALNGLGAGHAVPHLLLIAGGDGKGQDFSPLAGPVARHARTVFLIGRDAAAIRAALADTGVEMISCDTLERAVERAGALAQAGDAVLLSPACASMDMFRNYAHRAEVFVDAVRELALARGEVIA from the coding sequence ATGAACTATCAAGGCAAACAGGTACTGGTGCTGGGGCTCGGTGAATCCGGGCTGGCGATGGCGCTCTGGCTGGGACGCTGCGGCGCCGCCGTGCGCGTGGCCGACACCCGCGAAGCGCCCGAGCGCCTGCAGCAGCTGCGCCAGGCCTTGCCTGCGGCCGGCTTCACCGGCGGCGCCTTCAGCGCGGACCTGCTCGACGGCGTGGACATCGTCGCGGTCAGCCCGGGCCTGGCGCCGGGCCGCGAACTGGCGCCGCTGCTGGCGCCGGCGGCCGAACGCGGCATTCCGGTCTGGGGCGAAATGGAATTGTTTGCGCAGGCGCTGGACGCTCTGCGCGAAGAGCAGGGCTACGCGCCCAAGGTGCTGGCCATCACTGGCACCAATGGCAAGACCACGGTCACCAGCCTGACCGGCCTGCTCGTGCAACGGGCCGGCCTGTCGGCGCAGGTGGCCGGCAATATCAGCCCCTCGGCGCTGGACATGCTGCGCGCGCGGCTCGACGCCGGCGATCTGCCGCAGGTCTGGGTGCTGGAACTGTCGAGCTTCCAGCTGCATGGCTGCGCCAGCCTGCGGCCGGATGCGGCCACCGTGCTCAATGTCACGCAGGACCATCTCGACTGGCATGGCGACATGGCAGCCTATGCCGCGGCCAAGGCAAGGATTTTCGGCGCCGGCATGGTGCGCATCCTCAATCGCGACGATCCGCTGTGCATGAAAATGGCAGGCAAGGATGCGCCGCTGCTGACCTTTGGCAGCGACCAGCCCGGCGAGCCGGACTGCCTCGGCCTGACCCAGGAAAACGGCATGCTCTGGCTGACCCTTGCAGTGGCGGCGGAAGAGGGCGAGCGCAAGCGCCGCAAGAAGGACGATGCCGCGCTGCCGGTGCTGCACAAGCAGCTGATGCCGGCCGATGCGCTGCAGATCCGCGGCCGCCATAACGCCATGAACGCGCTGGCCGCGCTGGCGCTGTGCCGCGCCATCGGCCTGCCGCTGGCGCCGCTTTTGCATGGCCTGCGCGAATACCGCGGCGAGCCGCATCGCGTCGAACTGGTGGCCAATGTAGCCGGCGTTGATTATTACGACGACAGCAAGGGCACCAACGTGGGCGCGACGGTGGCCGCGCTCAACGGGCTTGGCGCTGGCCATGCCGTGCCGCACCTGCTGCTGATCGCCGGCGGCGACGGCAAGGGGCAGGACTTCAGCCCGCTGGCCGGGCCGGTGGCGCGCCATGCCCGCACGGTGTTCCTGATCGGCCGCGATGCCGCCGCGATCCGGGCGGCGCTGGCCGATACCGGCGTTGAAATGATCAGCTGCGACACGCTGGAGCGGGCGGTGGAGCGTGCCGGCGCGCTGGCGCAGGCAGGCGATGCGGTCCTGCTGTCGCCAGCCTGCGCCAGCATGGACATGTTCCGCAACTATGCCCACCGGGCCGAAGTCTTTGTCGATGCGGTGCGTGAACTGGCGCTGGCGCGGGGCGAGGTCATTGCATGA